A genomic segment from Solidesulfovibrio carbinolicus encodes:
- a CDS encoding AAC(3) family N-acetyltransferase: MAFFTPQSFAALLDELPIGRGDVVFVQSSLAALGPWRGVAPNDLPEAVIEALERRIGPDGVLVMPAFGYDFPRTGQCDLRQEPSVVGVLTERLRRMPGTLRSVHPMFSFVGRGAGAEALLHPDRAERHPFGPDSVLARLHEANALTLLLGAQFRTCTAFVYSERVHGAPYRFDKAFAGAVTGLDGTVHQGDFYHYCLPRSISLQPDYSRAAAQLLADGTARRIKAGLGAVTFFRCAPVHAFLGRELAADPWYLLSAPPEMLVTYANGVETLVEPGELSSRWR, encoded by the coding sequence ATGGCGTTTTTCACCCCGCAATCCTTTGCCGCCCTCCTGGACGAACTGCCCATTGGCCGAGGCGACGTGGTGTTCGTGCAATCGTCCCTGGCCGCCCTGGGGCCGTGGCGCGGCGTCGCGCCAAACGACCTGCCGGAGGCGGTCATCGAGGCTTTGGAGCGGCGCATCGGTCCGGACGGCGTCCTGGTCATGCCCGCCTTTGGCTACGACTTTCCGCGAACCGGCCAGTGCGATCTGCGCCAAGAGCCCAGCGTGGTCGGGGTGTTGACGGAGCGCCTGCGGCGCATGCCCGGCACGCTACGTTCGGTCCATCCCATGTTTTCCTTCGTGGGCAGGGGGGCCGGGGCCGAGGCGCTGCTGCACCCCGACCGGGCTGAGCGGCACCCGTTTGGCCCGGATTCGGTCCTGGCCCGGCTCCACGAGGCCAACGCCCTGACCCTGCTCTTGGGGGCGCAGTTTCGCACCTGCACCGCATTCGTCTACAGCGAGCGGGTCCACGGCGCGCCCTACCGGTTCGACAAGGCCTTTGCCGGCGCGGTGACGGGGCTGGACGGAACCGTGCACCAGGGCGATTTTTATCATTATTGCCTGCCGCGCAGCATTTCCTTGCAACCCGATTATTCCCGGGCGGCGGCGCAGCTTCTGGCCGACGGCACGGCCCGCCGGATCAAGGCGGGCCTGGGGGCGGTCACCTTTTTCCGTTGCGCCCCGGTCCACGCCTTCCTGGGCCGGGAGCTGGCCGCCGATCCCTGGTACCTGCTCAGCGCGCCGCCGGAAATGCTCGTCACCTACGCCAACGGCGTCGAGACCCTGGTGGAACCCGGGGAATTGTCGAGCCGTTGGCGGTAA